The Desulfurobacteriaceae bacterium genome contains the following window.
TGTTGAAAAAGACATAATATGTGAAGTTCTGGTCGGAGGACCTCTAACATCCCATAAAGGTGTTAACCTTCCTAACTCCAAGCTATCCGTTCCAGCATTGACCGAAAAGGATAAAGAAGACGTTCTTTTTGGAATAGAAAATGGCGTTGACATAATAGCGTTATCATTTGTTAGAAAAGCTGATGACGTTCTTGAGCTAAAAGAACTAATAAGGGTAAAGGGAAAGAATATTCCTGTAATCGCAAAGATAGAAAAACCGGAAGCTGTAAAAAACATTGATAGTATTCTTGAAGTTGCTGATGGAATAATGGTTGCAAGGGGAGATTTAGGAGTAGAGCTTCCAGTAGAAAAAGTCCCTGCTATACAGAAACAGTTAATAAGAAAAGCAAATGAAAAGGGAAAGCCTGTAATTACTGCTACTCAAATGTTAAAGTCTATGGTTGACCTGCCTTTTCCAACAAGAGCGGAAGTTTCGGACATTGCCAACGCAGTTTTGGATGGAACAGATGCTCTAATGCTTTCAGAAGAAACTGCTGTTGGTAAGTATCCAGTTAAGGTTATAAAAACTATGGCTAAAGTGATTCAAGAAGCAGAAAAAATTTATCCTTACAAACGTTATATAGACCTTCCAGCTAAAACTTTACAAGATTCTCTGGCAAAGTCTGCCTGCAATCTTTCAAGAGAAACAAAGATAAAGGCTATTGTTCCTTTCACAAGAAGCGGAGCAACTGCAAAAGCGGTGGCAAAATTTCGTCCTCCAGTTCCAATATATGCTGTTGTTCACGATATAGAGACTTGGAGAAGACTTAATTTGATTTGGGGAGTTGAACCATTTTTAACAGTTCTAGCAGAATCGATAGACGAGATAGTCGAAGAGTCCATAAAAGTTGCTAAGGAGAAAAAAATTGCTAAGAAGGGAGATAAAGTGATTGTTCTTGCGGGAGCTCCAATGGGAATTCTAGGAACAACAAACTTAATTAAGGTGGTTGATATAAGATGAAAAGAGGATTTCCTTTAATTTTCTCTTTGTTAGCTTTTTTGTTGGTTTTAACGTTCTTACCTGTTTCCTTTGACGTTAGAAAAGGACTTGCTATCCTTGTTTTTGCAGCTATTCTTTGGATAACGGAAGGTTTACCTTTGGCTGTTACTTCCCTTTCTATTCCTGTTTTAGCAGTAGTTCTGGGAATATTTGATGTAAAAACTGCATTTTCTTCCTTTTCTCATCCAATAATTTTCCTGTTCTTAGGAGGTTTTGTTCTTGCTGCAGCCCTAACAAAGTATGGTTTAGATAAACTTATTGCTTTTAAGATAGTTTCCCTCTCTAAAGGTTCTCCTTTTACTGCTTCGGTTTTGCTGTTCTTATCAACAGCCTTTATATCAATGTGGATTAGCAATACTTCAACCACTGTAATGATGCTGCCTCTTGCGCTTGGGATAGCTACCGCTTTGTCAGGAGATAAAAGGCTTAGAAGTTTTCTTCTTTTGGGTGTAGCATATTCGGCAAGTATTGGAGGAATTGGAACACTTGTTGGAAGTCCTCCAAATGGTATTACAGCTGCAAACCTTGGAATGGAGTTTAGTGATTGGCTAAAGGCCGCTTTTCCAGTTGTTATTTTTCTTTTCCCTTTTCTTATAGCCATTCTCTACATTTACTTTAAACCAAAAATGAAAAGTAAAGTAGAAATAGAAAAAGTTTCATTTACAATGACTAAAGAAAAATTTACTGTTCTTACCATCTTTTCAATGACAGTTATCTTGTGGCTTTTTAGTAAGAAGATTTCATCTATTTTAGGAGTTAGTAAATATTTTGATGCCGTAATCGCTATCTTTGCAGTTGTCTTACTCTTTAGCTTTAAGCTTTTAACGTGGGAAGATGTAAATAAAAACACAGATTGGGGAACATTGCTTCTCTTTGGAGGAGGTCTATCCCTTTCTCAGGTTCTAAAAGCAACGGGAACAAGTAAATTTATAGCTTCTTTACTTGTTAATAGTGTGACAAATCTTCCTCCATTTTTTCTTGTTTTCTCTATTGTTCTATTTATGATTTTTCTAACAGAACTAATGAGCAATACAGCCACGGCTGCAATCTTTATACCCATTTTAATTACTGCTGCAAAAAGTTTAGGTTTACCTCCTCCTTTCCTTGCTTTACCTGCTGGAATTGCTGCATCTTGCGCTTTTATGTTTCCAGTGGCTACTCCCCCAAATGCGATAGTCTATGGGACAGGAAACGTGGGACAAAGAGATATGTTAAGGGTTGGTTTGGTTTTAAATGTCTTTTTTGCTTTTTTAATAACCCTTTATGCAACTTTCATCTTGTAGAATTAACTGACAAAAATTTTCAACTAGGAGGTAAAAGGTGGAAGACTTAAAAAAGATGATAGAAGAGGCTTGGGAAAACAGAGAACTTTTGAAAGATGAAAAGTATAAAGAAGCAGTAAGAGAAACAATAGATCTTCTTGACAAAGGAAAAGTAAGGGTTGCAGAGAGAATAGACGTTGGAAACTGGAAGGTAAACGAATGGGTTAAAAAAGCAATCCTTTTATTCTTCCCAATTTCTGAAATGAAGGTTATGGAAGTTGGTCCTTTTGAGTATTACGATAGAATACCTTTAAAGAAGAACTGGAAAGAATTGGGGGTTAGAGTTGTTCCACCAGCAACTGCTAGATACGGTTCTTATATAGAACCAGGAGCTATCTTGATGCCTTCTTACGTAAATATCGGAGCTTATGTTGGTTCAGGAACTATGGTTGATACTTGGGCCACTGTTGGTTCTTGTGCACAAATTGGAAAAAATGTTCACCTTTCCGGTGGAGTTGGAATTGGAGGAGTTCTTGAGCCACCAAATGCAAAACCAGTAATCATTGAAGACAACTGCTTTATCGGTTCAAGGTGTATTATTGTTGAAGGAGCAATTATAGAAGAGGAAGCCGTTCTTGGTGCAGGTGTTGTAATTACAGCATCAACAAGAATTATTGACGTTACAGGAGATGAACCTGTAGAGTATAAAGGAAGAGTTCCTGCAAGAAGCGTTGTTATACCAGGAACAAGAGTTAAGAAGTTCCCAGCTGGAGAGTATGGAGTGCCTTGTGCATTAATTATTGGTAAAAGAAGAGAGTCTACAGATAAGAAAACTTCACTAAATGAAGTCTTAAGGGAATTTAATATTCCTGTTTAATCTTTGAAAGGGGAGGGAGGATAGGGAGAAATAGAAACCCCGCTCGAGGGCGGGGAATTTTCTTCTGAATTTAAGCAGCTAAAGCAGCTTTAGCCTTTTCTACGATTACCTTGAATGCTTCAGGGTCTCTTACAGCGATATCTGCAAGAACCTTTCTGTCGAGTTCGATTCCAGCTTTCTTAAGACCGTGAATGAATCTACTGTAGTTTAATCCGAACTGCCTTACAGCAGCGTTAATTCTTGCAATCCATAGTCTTCTAAAGTCCCTCTTCTTAAGTCTTCTATGTTGATAAGCGTAAAAGAGGGACTTCATTACAGCTATTTTCATAGTTCTGTAAAGGCGAGACCTTCCGCCAAAGTAGCCTTTTGTTAACTTCTTGAGTTTCTTCCTTCTGTACCTTCTTGGGCTTGTTTTTACTCTCATTCCTTTCCTCCTTTCTCTTTAGTGAGCTGCAGGCAGCCGTTTAGCGGCTTTTTCGCCTGCTGGCATCACTTACTTGGAAAGTACTAGTGGTGTGTAGTTTGCAGCCTGAGCTCCTTCTAGGTAGCCAGCTTTTCTAAGCTTTCTCTTTCTTTTTCTACTCTTCTTTGTAAGAAGGTGGCTTTTGTTTGGATGCCAGTGTTTAATCTTTCCTTTAGCTGTTACCTTTACCCTCTTTGCTGCAGATTTCCTTGTTTTAATCTTTGGCATCAGCTTGCCTCCTTAAAGATTTAAAAACGGAAGGAAATTATAATCTATTTTTTCTTTGGTGCAAGTATCATAATCATATCTCTACCTTCTTTCTTAGGCTTTTTTTCTATCTCTGCTATATCTTTAACTGCTTCGTATATCTTCATAAGTTGGGCTTCTCCAAGTTCAAGGTGTACCTGTTCTCTACCTCTAAACATTACAACAGCTTTAACCTTGTTCCCTTTCTCTAAGAACTTCCTCGTTTGCTTAATTCTAACTTGGAGGTCATGTTCATCTGTCCTTGGACGAACTTTTACAGTTTTTACCTCTATGGTCTTTTGTTTTTTCTTGGCTTCGTGCATTTTCTTTTGTTGCTGATACTTGTACTTTCCGTAATCCATTATTCGACAAACTGGTGGATTGGCATTTGGAGAAACTTCTACTAAGTCCAATCCTTCTTCCCTTGCAAGTTCCAATGCCTTATAAGTAGACATTACTCCAAGCTTTGTTCCATCACTACCGATAACAAGTACTTCCTTTGCTCTAATTCTTTCGTTTACCCTAATCTGGTCAAGTTTCCTACTAATGACCTACCTCCTTCTATTGTTTTTCTTTTATCTCTTTAAGAATTTTATCCAAAAACTCTTCTAAATCCATACTTCCAAGATCACCTTCTTTCTTTGATCTTACAGAAACTGTACCTTTTTCGACTTCTTTTTCTCCAACTATCAACATGTAAGGTATCTTCATGAGTTCAGCCTTTCTAATCTTATAACCAACCTTTGCGTTCTCATCGTCAAGCTTAACCCTTATTTTAGCTTCTTTCAAAGTTTTAAAAACTTTATCAGCATAGTCAATGTACTTATCACTTACAGGTATTATCACAGCTTGAATTGGAGCAAGCCACGTTGGGAAAAGTCCGGCAAAGTGTTCAATCAAAAGTCCTATGAATCTTTCAATGCTCCCCATAATGGCTCTATGAACCATCACAGGTCTTTTCTTTTGGCCATCTTTATCTACATACGTTAAGTCAAACCTTTCTGGAAGGTTAAAGTCAACTTGGATTGTTGGTCCATCCCACTTTCTACCAATCGCATCAAGAACCGCTATATCAATTTTTGGACCATAAAAAGCACCATCTCCTTCAACAATGTTGTATTCAAATCCTCTTTCTTTTAATGCATCTATTAGAGCTTGAGTTGCATGTTCCCAAGCTTCATCACTTCCTATGTACTTTTCCGGTTTTGTTCCAATGTTTATAACGTAATCAAGTTTAAAGATTGAGAGAAGTTCCATTACGTAATCAAGAACACCCTGTATCTCTTCCTTTAGTTGATCCGGACGGCAAAAGATATGCCCATCGTCCTGAGTGAAACCTCTAACCCTTAAAAGTCCGTGAAGAGAACCACTCTTCTCGTATCTATGAACGGTTCCAAACT
Protein-coding sequences here:
- the pyk gene encoding pyruvate kinase — translated: MKKRTKIVATLGPTSSGREILKKMVESGLNVVRLNMSHGTHEDHGKRIKLVREVERDTGKPIPILMDLCGPKIRIGKLEKEPFYLHRGDTVILTTGEAKRGKIQVNYKNLHKEVRRGETILLADGAFRLKVKKVVEKDIICEVLVGGPLTSHKGVNLPNSKLSVPALTEKDKEDVLFGIENGVDIIALSFVRKADDVLELKELIRVKGKNIPVIAKIEKPEAVKNIDSILEVADGIMVARGDLGVELPVEKVPAIQKQLIRKANEKGKPVITATQMLKSMVDLPFPTRAEVSDIANAVLDGTDALMLSEETAVGKYPVKVIKTMAKVIQEAEKIYPYKRYIDLPAKTLQDSLAKSACNLSRETKIKAIVPFTRSGATAKAVAKFRPPVPIYAVVHDIETWRRLNLIWGVEPFLTVLAESIDEIVEESIKVAKEKKIAKKGDKVIVLAGAPMGILGTTNLIKVVDIR
- a CDS encoding DASS family sodium-coupled anion symporter codes for the protein MKRGFPLIFSLLAFLLVLTFLPVSFDVRKGLAILVFAAILWITEGLPLAVTSLSIPVLAVVLGIFDVKTAFSSFSHPIIFLFLGGFVLAAALTKYGLDKLIAFKIVSLSKGSPFTASVLLFLSTAFISMWISNTSTTVMMLPLALGIATALSGDKRLRSFLLLGVAYSASIGGIGTLVGSPPNGITAANLGMEFSDWLKAAFPVVIFLFPFLIAILYIYFKPKMKSKVEIEKVSFTMTKEKFTVLTIFSMTVILWLFSKKISSILGVSKYFDAVIAIFAVVLLFSFKLLTWEDVNKNTDWGTLLLFGGGLSLSQVLKATGTSKFIASLLVNSVTNLPPFFLVFSIVLFMIFLTELMSNTATAAIFIPILITAAKSLGLPPPFLALPAGIAASCAFMFPVATPPNAIVYGTGNVGQRDMLRVGLVLNVFFAFLITLYATFIL
- a CDS encoding 2,3,4,5-tetrahydropyridine-2,6-dicarboxylate N-succinyltransferase, giving the protein MEDLKKMIEEAWENRELLKDEKYKEAVRETIDLLDKGKVRVAERIDVGNWKVNEWVKKAILLFFPISEMKVMEVGPFEYYDRIPLKKNWKELGVRVVPPATARYGSYIEPGAILMPSYVNIGAYVGSGTMVDTWATVGSCAQIGKNVHLSGGVGIGGVLEPPNAKPVIIEDNCFIGSRCIIVEGAIIEEEAVLGAGVVITASTRIIDVTGDEPVEYKGRVPARSVVIPGTRVKKFPAGEYGVPCALIIGKRRESTDKKTSLNEVLREFNIPV
- the rplT gene encoding 50S ribosomal protein L20 — encoded protein: MRVKTSPRRYRRKKLKKLTKGYFGGRSRLYRTMKIAVMKSLFYAYQHRRLKKRDFRRLWIARINAAVRQFGLNYSRFIHGLKKAGIELDRKVLADIAVRDPEAFKVIVEKAKAALAA
- the rpmI gene encoding 50S ribosomal protein L35; the protein is MPKIKTRKSAAKRVKVTAKGKIKHWHPNKSHLLTKKSRKRKRKLRKAGYLEGAQAANYTPLVLSK
- the infC gene encoding translation initiation factor IF-3, whose protein sequence is MRVNERIRAKEVLVIGSDGTKLGVMSTYKALELAREEGLDLVEVSPNANPPVCRIMDYGKYKYQQQKKMHEAKKKQKTIEVKTVKVRPRTDEHDLQVRIKQTRKFLEKGNKVKAVVMFRGREQVHLELGEAQLMKIYEAVKDIAEIEKKPKKEGRDMIMILAPKKK